The following coding sequences lie in one Notolabrus celidotus isolate fNotCel1 chromosome 20, fNotCel1.pri, whole genome shotgun sequence genomic window:
- the arhgdia gene encoding rho GDP-dissociation inhibitor 1, which produces MAEQEPTPEQLAEIAAANDEGDCPVNYKAPAQKSLQEIQELDKDDESLRKYKEALLGKADDVADPSVPNVQVTRMTLLCETAPNPLVLDLTGDLDGFKKKPFVLKEGVDYRIKINFKVNKEIVSGLKYNQTTFRKGVKVDRSDYMVGSYGPRPKEEYEFLTTMEEAPKGMLARGTYNIKSKFTDDDKHDHLSWEWSLTIKKDWKD; this is translated from the exons ATGGCAGAGCAGGAACCCACACCAGAGCAGCTGGCAGAGATCGCAGCAGCCAACGACGAGGGCGACTGTCCGGTCAACTACAAAGCTCCCGCCCAGAAGAGTTTACAGGAGATCCAGGAACTGGACAAAGACGACGAGAGCCTGCGCAAGTACAAGGAGGCGCTGCTGGGGAAAGCCGATGATGTCGCAG atCCAAGCGTCCCCAACGTGCAGGTGACCAGGATGACCTTGCTGTGCGAGACAGCGCCAAACCCTCTGGTCCTGGACCTGACAG GAGACCTGGACGGTTTCAAGAAGAAGCCGTTTGTGCTGAAGGAGGGAGTCGACTACAGAATCAAGATCAACTTCAAG gtCAACAAGGAGATCGTGTCCGGCCTGAAATACAACCAGACCACGTTCAGGAAAGGGGTGAAGG TCGACAGGTCCGACTACATGGTGGGCAGCTACGGTCCCAGACCGAAGGAGGAGTACGAGTTCCTCACCACCATGGAGGAGGCACCCAAAGGCATGCTGGCTCGCGGCACCTACAACATCAAGTCCAAGTTCACCGACGACGACAAGCACGATCATCTCTCCTGGGAGTGGAGCCTCACGATCAAGAAAGACTGGAAAGACTAA